Below is a genomic region from Egibacteraceae bacterium.
GCGCACGGGTTGGACCGGGCGACGAGAGACCTCGACCTCTTCGTCGACCCCGACGAGGACAACGTCATGCGGCTGCGCCGGGCGCTCGCCACGGTGTTCGGTGATCCCGCCGTCGACGAGATCACGGCCGACGACCTGGCCGGCGAGTATCCCGCCATCCAGTACGGACCGCCCGACGTGGACTACACCATCGACATCGTGAGCCGCCTGGGCGAGGCGTTCGCGTTCGACGACCTCGACATCATGGAGGTGGATGTCGGGCAGGTGCGCATGAAGGTCGTGACCCCTGAGACGCTCTACCGCATGAAGCGCGGTACCGTACGACTGCGCGACCGGGACGACGCGGAGCGCCTGCGGCAGCTGCTCGACCTGGAGGAATGAGGGTGCCGGTTCACAAATTCCGCGGTGTCGAGGACCTACCCCCGCCCCGCCCGGCGGGCTCCGCTCTTCGCGGGCTCGCGGCCGCCTGCGAGCTGTCCGAGCTCACCGCTGGGATCGGCCGCAGCCCGCGCGCGCCTCGTGGCGTGCGCCGCTTCCGGTCGATCGAGGAGGCGGACGCGCACCGGCGCACGTGGGAGCGGGGACTTGCCGAGCCGGGATCCGGGTAGGCGCCGGCGCATCCGGTGTGGACGGGGCCACGCGGCAGGGATCCGGCTGGACCGTGTCCTGGCCGCCGTGCTGTCCCACCGAAGACCTGTGCGGCTCGCAGCTTGCCGACTCCCGCGGCGTGTCGCTCGGCGAGGTGATCCGTGAGGCGCTCGAAGAGAACTGGCGCGCGAGCAGCCGTCCCTGCGGTTCCTCGGATCCAGCCCGGAACGGGGGCGGTATATCGGCGACGCGTCGCCGGGACCGCGGTCGTCGCGTGAGCAGCCGGCGGCGCCGTCGCGCCTCCATCGAAAAGGCGCCCGGCCGTGCTACAAGGACCTCATGGACGAAGCTGAGCTGCGAGACCGGGTCCGGGACCTGCGCGCGCAGGGGTACTCGCCGAAGGCCATCGCCCGGGCGCTGGGCGTGCGACCTGCCCGCGCGGCGGCGCTCGTGCGGGCGGCCGCGCGCGAGCAGGCGGCCGCGTCGCCGGACGCGTCGGTGGTCGGCTGCTGGGTGAGCCCGGGATGGAGCGCCGGCCTTGCGGTGCCCGAGCAGCGCGGCTGGCCCGACCGACCGGGCAGTCTAGGCGACGAGCTCGGCGTCGCCAACGTGCTGGTCGCGCGCGAGCGCCGCAGCGGCGGGGGGATGTCGGTTTGCGGCTACCTCGTCGACACGTTCTGCCTCGGCGTCAAGAACGCGCTCGGTCCGTGGACCATGGACCGCGCGGAGCTGCGCCGGTTCGTCGCCTGCTTCTTCGACGCGTTCGACGCGGACCCGGTCGACGCCCCCGTCGAGCTGGCCCGCCACCTCGTGTGGGGCGCGGTTGAATACGCGCGCGGGCTCGGCTTCGCGCCGCATCCCGACTTCGGGCCGGCGGCGGGCCACCTCGGCGCGCTGGACGCGCCGAGCGCGATCGGCTTCGGCCGCCACGGTCGGCCGTTCTTCATGCAGGGCCCCTACGACGACGCCGACCGGGTCCTTCGCACCCTGCGCGAGCACGTCGGCGAAGACTTCGAGTTCGTCGTGGAGCTCGATCCGCGCGACGCGGTCGGCGTGTCTTCCTAGCGATCGCCGCTCAACTGCCCCGCCGGCGGCAGTGTGGTCGATCCTGGCCAGCACTGCAGCGGTACAGCCGCAGGTAGCCCCCAGCCCTCACCTGAGGATCGTCCCCGTGCGGACCCATGCCGGGCTCGTCGACGCCCCCACAGCTCCTCGGCGGTCAGTCGCCCGCCGAGTTCGCCGACCGGCCCGCGTCAACCGCGCCGGTCTCCTCGACGGCACCCTGCTCGGCGGGCCGTGGCAACTCCTCGAAGGGTCAATCGCAATCCATCGCGCAGCGCGCGGCGACGCACGCCTCGTGCATGCGCGCTGGCGCCAGGTGGGTGATGCGCTCGACGAGGTAGGCCTTGGGCACCACGTGGAGGTTGTCGAAGGCTGCCGCGCAGTCGAGCGGCATGCCGTCCTCGCGCCCGAGCGCGAGCTCGGTGGGGATGCCCCGCACCGTCTTGGTTACCGGCACGGCCAGTACGGTGCGCAACACGGGGATCGCCGCGTCCCTGGTCATCACCAGGAACGGCCGGCGGCCGGTCTCAGCCACCTCGGCCCACCAGATTTCCCCGCGCCTCACCAGGGCTCCTCGGCGATCGACTGCCGCAAAGCGGCCAGCGCGGCGGCCTCCTCCTCGGGCGATGGCGGCACCCGCCGATAGCCCTCGGTTATGGCGTCGTCCAGCGCGCGCCGGCGCTCGAGGTCCGTGATCGCGGCGACGCCCGCCCGCACGCCCGCTGCACGGCTCGGGTACACCCCTCGCTTGACGAGCTCGTCGAGCGCCTCGAGCTGCTCGCGGGGCAACCGCACGGCGATCTGCTCGGAGTCCATGACGGTGATCATACCGGCATGAGCCCCGTGCCGGCATGGTTTGCACATCCCAGGCCGCATACCGGGGCATTGGCGCCCGACCCAGGATGTCGATGTCGCCGCCGTGGCGCCCAACAGGGGGACGGGGAAACGCGGCCGCACTACGGCGCGCGCGCCCCTGACTACCAATGCGCCAGGCGGTGGCGTGCGGGAAGCGGTCGAGGAGGTCGGGTCGGCGACCTTCTCGATGAGGGCGGTATCGCGCCAAGCCAGCACTCCCATCGTAGTGTGGCTCTTCGAAGACGGTTTCCCGGCGTGCGGGTCGTACGAGTGGAGCGCGCCCCCGTCGGTGAGAGAGTGGCTCGGTGGCCATACGCGCATTCACCGTTGCGGAGCGGCCAGAGTTGGTCGAACGCGGCATCCCCGCTGAGTCGGTCTGGCCCGAGTACAACCTGCATGGTGTGGTCACCTCCCGGCTGTGGCCACGCCTGCACACCGACTTGCCCCGCTTCCAGTTCGGTCTCTGCGACGAGGGCCCTGGCGAGCTGGTGGCTCAGGGCCGCACTGTTCCCTGCTGGTGGGACGGCACGGACGAGGCTCTGTCGAGCGGGGTCGATGAGACGCTGCAGGAAGCGTTCGCGGCCCTTGACGCCGGCGGACCGGTGAACACGCTGTGCGCCATGGCGGCGGAGATCCCACCCCAGTCGCGCGGGAGGGGGTTGGCACGCGCGATCCTGCAGGCCATGGCGGCCATCGCCGAGAAGGCGGGATTGGAGCACCTCATCGCTCCGGTGCGTCCCTCGATGAAGGACCGCTACCCGATCACCCCCATCGAGCGGTATGCCATGTGGCGTCGTGCTGATGGTCGGCTGTTCGACCCCTGGATGCGAGTCCACGAGACGCGTGGCGCCCGTGTGGGCCCGACTATCCCGCGCTCGCTGCGGATCGCGGGCACGGTCAGCGAGTGGGAGGCCTGGACGGGGCTTGCGTTCCCCGACTCCGGCGCCTTCGTCTTTCCTCAAGGGCTGGCGCCTGTGGCCATCGACCGCGACGGGGACGTGGGAACGTACTGGGAGCCCAATGTCTGGATGATTCACCGCTGAGGGAGGTCATCGAGCAGAGGGCACGGCCGCCCACCAGCCGGCGGGCCGGCCCCCGAACGCCCGGGATGTCAAGGGAGTCTGGCGCTCGGGGGCGGTGCGCTGACGCCGCCTCTACCTGCTGACGGGCTGGGGCTCGCGCCACATGGCCCAGGCGGTGGGGCCTTGCGGAAGCGGGATCGCGCCGGTGACGTGGAAACCGTGCCGCACGTACAACGCCTGGTTGCGCTCGCTCGTGGCCTCCAGGTAGGCGGGGAGCTGGCTCCCGTCGCACTGCTCCAGCACGGGGGCGAGCAGGGCCGACCCGACACCCCGGCCTTGATGCCCGGGTCGTCAAAGAACGCGGCGGCAAGCGTCTCGGCCACGGCTCTTGCTTCGGCTGGCGCGGACTTGCGCACGACGAGCGGGCGCACTGGCTGCATCAGGGACATGGGGGTCTCCTCACGTGACGTGTGCGGGCGTTTCCGAGCAGAGCTGCGCACTGCGGAGCTGGAGGGGTGAGCCCAATGTGGGTCGCGCTCACCCCTCCTGGTCAGACAGCGCGGAACCGGACCTCGACGTCGGTGGGCTTGAGCAGCGCCAGGTAGATGGGGCAGCGCTCCCGCCAGACACGGGCGATCTCGGCGACGGCGGCTTCGCCGTCGGGCGACGTCACGCTGACGTCGAGGGTCATGTTCTGCAGGTCAGGCGCCGCGCCGTCCATGCCCAGCAGCCCGCGTGCGTCGGTCTCGCAGCGCACGGTCGCCTCCACGGTCTCGACGCGCAGCCCGAGCTGCGGTGCGAGGGTGTCCTGCACGAAGGCGACCGCGCAGCCGGCCAGCGCGCCGAGCAGCAGCGCCGTGGGGCTCGGCGCCTGGTTCGTGCCACCAAGGGGCGCGGGCAGGTCGGCGCGCCACGTGAACGGTCCCGCTTGGATGGCGACCTGGCCGTCCTCGGAGCGGGCGGTCAGGGTCGGGGTGCTGCGCGCCCGCTCAGGCTCCTTGGTCCAAGTGGCGAGTGTCTCTTCGATGATCGATGCGTTCATGGTCCTACTCCTCCTCGATGGTTTGGTGCTGATGGCGGTGACGACCTGCTCAGGAGCAGGGGCCGTGCCAGGGGCCGGCCTCGGGGCCTGACTTGTTCGCGCCTTGGTGCAGCCCGCGGTCCTCGGCGCGGAAGGCGACCGCGTCCACGGTCACGCAGCCACCATTGCCGGTAGCGACGTGATGGGGGTGGCCCCCCTCACCGTGTGGAGGAGCGGCCAGTGCCGCAGACGCGACAGCTGTCAGCGCAGCGACGATCAGTGCAAGGCCCGCTCCGCGCACGCCAGCACGACTCCGCGTCGTCCGCCTGTGTGTTCTCCAACGCATCGTGACGCACCTCCTTTGCGAATCTCCTGCGATGACGGTCGCCCGAGGTCGTTCCGGGCGACGTGCGATGGAGATGACGCTAGGGAGGAACCGAAGCGGCAGGAACGGCAGGATCGCCGTATTCCGGAGGTGCGGTTACCGTGTCGTCGCCAGCGAGACCGCGGCGTCGAGGAGGCCGAGCTCCCCGGCCCGTCGCACGGCCTGTGTCCGGGTGTGGCAGCCGAGCTTGGCGAGCAGGTTGCGCACATGCATGTCCACCGTGCGTGGGCTGAGGAACAGATCGCCGGCGATCTCGCGGTTGGTGAGCCCGGCGGCGAGCAGGCGCAAAACCTCTCGTTCCCGCGGGGTCAGCCCGGCGACGTCGGCCTGTCGGGCCGCTCGCCGGCCGAGCCGGCGCTGCACGTCCTCGCCGAGGACCTCGAGCTCCGCGACCGCGGTGGCGGCCAGCGGGCGGGCGCCGAGGGTGCGCGCGGTGTGGTAGGCGCCGACGAGCCGCTCGACCGCTTTGTCGCGGTCCCCGGCGGCGGCCAGGGCGACGCCGGCGCGAGCCTGGGTCTCGGCGGTCTCGGGTGGCAGGCTCACCGCCCGCAGCAGCTCGAGGGCGCGCTCGAACTGGTCAGCGGCGCGGCGTGCGTCGTCCTCCAGCAGGGCGTTCTCGCCCAGGGCATGCGCGAAGGCGGCGGTCGCCTCGGCGGTGCCCATGGCGGTGGCGGTGCGGGCCAGGGCGTGCGTGCAGGCGCCGAGGTCACCCTGCAGC
It encodes:
- a CDS encoding nucleotidyl transferase AbiEii/AbiGii toxin family protein, which translates into the protein MRLDDVLEIISALQREGVRYAVFGALALAAHGLDRATRDLDLFVDPDEDNVMRLRRALATVFGDPAVDEITADDLAGEYPAIQYGPPDVDYTIDIVSRLGEAFAFDDLDIMEVDVGQVRMKVVTPETLYRMKRGTVRLRDRDDAERLRQLLDLEE
- a CDS encoding type II toxin-antitoxin system PemK/MazF family toxin, with translation MRRGEIWWAEVAETGRRPFLVMTRDAAIPVLRTVLAVPVTKTVRGIPTELALGREDGMPLDCAAAFDNLHVVPKAYLVERITHLAPARMHEACVAARCAMDCD
- a CDS encoding OsmC family protein → MNASIIEETLATWTKEPERARSTPTLTARSEDGQVAIQAGPFTWRADLPAPLGGTNQAPSPTALLLGALAGCAVAFVQDTLAPQLGLRVETVEATVRCETDARGLLGMDGAAPDLQNMTLDVSVTSPDGEAAVAEIARVWRERCPIYLALLKPTDVEVRFRAV